One stretch of Leadbetterella byssophila DSM 17132 DNA includes these proteins:
- a CDS encoding helix-turn-helix domain-containing protein, with product MNVLENISKPSKEEQKVAKHSYNALSSTLKQIQSDKAEIEIEETKEKIVLPLKALLLLEGVLKAMSEGKPISIVPLAAEVTTQKAAEILGCSRPYIVKLLEDGLLPYTLVGKHRRILFEDVMSYKKKMKEEQKKNLIDIMSFDEEIGLYDS from the coding sequence ATGAATGTCTTAGAAAATATATCAAAGCCCTCAAAAGAAGAACAAAAAGTAGCAAAGCATTCGTATAATGCGCTTTCTTCTACTCTTAAACAAATCCAATCGGATAAAGCCGAAATAGAAATTGAAGAAACGAAAGAAAAGATAGTTTTGCCCTTAAAGGCTTTATTGTTACTTGAAGGAGTTTTAAAAGCAATGAGTGAAGGTAAACCTATTTCTATTGTACCATTAGCAGCAGAGGTTACTACTCAAAAAGCCGCAGAAATTTTAGGTTGTTCAAGACCATATATTGTAAAGTTACTAGAAGATGGTTTACTTCCTTACACATTGGTGGGTAAGCATAGAAGAATATTGTTTGAAGATGTGATGTCTTATAAGAAAAAGATGAAAGAAGAGCAGAAGAAGAATTTAATTGATATAATGAGTTTTGACGAAGAAATAGGCCTTTATGATTCATAG
- a CDS encoding PIN domain-containing protein has protein sequence MIHSVRFKALLDTNVIYPVIIRDLMFWLAHYDLYTPKWSKHIFDEWESVMERNGVDKSRIAAQLQRASNAFPDALVCNYEGLISSLELPDQKDCHVLAAAIKANANVIVTFNLKDFPEEYLNTFGLSVKSPDDFLTDIIDLDPEKAIEAFKEMVLYKRNPPLDEYQVLAQLRKNLLKDTADYLHSML, from the coding sequence ATGATTCATAGTGTTAGATTTAAAGCATTGTTAGATACAAATGTTATTTATCCTGTAATTATTCGAGATCTAATGTTTTGGCTTGCTCATTATGATTTGTACACTCCAAAATGGAGTAAACATATTTTTGACGAATGGGAAAGTGTTATGGAAAGAAACGGTGTGGATAAAAGCCGAATTGCAGCTCAACTTCAAAGGGCTTCAAATGCTTTTCCTGATGCTTTAGTATGTAATTATGAAGGATTAATTAGCAGTTTAGAGCTTCCTGATCAGAAAGATTGTCATGTATTAGCAGCAGCAATTAAAGCAAACGCTAACGTAATTGTTACGTTTAATTTAAAAGACTTCCCTGAAGAATATCTAAATACATTCGGCTTAAGTGTTAAATCTCCCGATGATTTTTTAACAGACATCATAGATTTAGATCCCGAAAAAGCCATAGAAGCATTTAAAGAAATGGTTCTATACAAAAGAAATCCACCACTTGATGAGTATCAAGTTTTAGCTCAACTTCGCAAGAACCTTTTAAAGGATACAGCAGATTATTTACATTCGATGCTTTAA
- a CDS encoding ankyrin repeat domain-containing protein, protein MRKVIVALFLAASLSATAQQSNNIFLSGDYWKANPDLSTVKADIAKGFNPSESNSNSFDVTTMAINGGASLDVVKFLVNQEGNGVKKKTHNSRTYLQWAASKGNLELVQWLIAQGSDVNHKDSHGQSIAQFAAGGNKNTAVFDALFKAGVNPKERGENGVTLMQLAVPSDTELKMTDYFTSKGLSIHDKDDNGASLTDYAAKQGNKELMEKLMKKGVKPTNNALFMATAGTRAGTNGLPFFQYLVEDLKLDPKARNANGETLLHPLVRRSNPDVLQYFMNKGIDFGTADKEGNTLLMLASGGRDLNLVKTLLEKVNNLNAINSNGESALTRAVASGTPEIVEFLLSKGADANIKNINGDNLASYWFNTLGRGPQSGDADTKLSLLKGAGVDLTAAQSNGSTLLHLAVSKENPTLIKKALELGVNVNAQDKDGMTALHKAALIAKNDKVLKLLLEAGAKKEVKNEFDETAYDLASENDFLKSNKVSVDFLK, encoded by the coding sequence ATGAGAAAGGTAATTGTAGCCCTATTTTTGGCGGCTTCACTAAGTGCTACAGCCCAACAATCCAATAATATTTTCTTAAGCGGTGATTACTGGAAAGCTAATCCGGATCTAAGCACTGTTAAAGCTGATATCGCAAAAGGCTTCAATCCCAGCGAATCTAATTCCAATTCCTTTGACGTTACTACCATGGCCATCAATGGAGGCGCTTCTCTAGATGTAGTTAAGTTTCTGGTAAACCAAGAAGGAAACGGAGTTAAAAAGAAAACACACAATAGTAGAACCTACCTTCAATGGGCCGCATCTAAAGGAAACCTGGAACTCGTTCAATGGCTGATCGCTCAAGGTTCAGATGTCAACCACAAAGACAGCCACGGACAATCCATCGCACAATTCGCTGCAGGTGGAAATAAAAATACTGCCGTTTTTGATGCCCTATTCAAAGCTGGCGTGAATCCTAAAGAAAGAGGTGAAAACGGAGTAACCTTGATGCAACTGGCCGTTCCTTCTGATACGGAGCTTAAAATGACCGACTACTTCACGTCTAAAGGCCTCTCTATCCATGATAAAGACGACAATGGCGCAAGCTTAACGGACTATGCCGCTAAGCAAGGCAACAAAGAACTCATGGAAAAACTCATGAAAAAAGGAGTAAAACCGACTAATAATGCTCTTTTCATGGCTACCGCTGGTACTCGTGCAGGAACTAACGGACTTCCTTTCTTCCAGTATCTAGTAGAAGATTTAAAATTAGATCCAAAAGCGCGTAACGCCAATGGAGAAACGCTTCTTCATCCTTTAGTCCGCAGATCTAATCCTGATGTTCTACAGTATTTCATGAACAAAGGAATAGACTTTGGAACAGCTGATAAAGAAGGTAATACTTTATTGATGTTAGCATCGGGTGGTCGTGACCTCAACCTGGTGAAAACCTTATTAGAGAAAGTAAATAACTTAAATGCCATAAATTCTAACGGAGAATCTGCATTGACCAGAGCAGTGGCTTCTGGCACACCCGAAATCGTCGAGTTCCTACTTTCAAAAGGAGCTGACGCTAATATCAAAAACATCAATGGAGATAATTTAGCTTCTTACTGGTTCAATACCCTGGGAAGAGGACCTCAAAGTGGTGACGCAGATACTAAACTCTCACTTCTTAAAGGGGCTGGAGTTGATTTGACTGCAGCACAATCTAACGGTAGTACCCTACTCCACCTTGCTGTAAGTAAGGAAAATCCTACTTTAATTAAGAAGGCATTAGAGCTTGGAGTAAATGTAAACGCACAAGATAAAGACGGCATGACCGCCTTACATAAAGCAGCACTTATCGCCAAAAATGATAAGGTGCTAAAACTTCTCCTAGAAGCAGGTGCTAAAAAAGAGGTTAAAAATGAGTTTGATGAAACCGCCTATGACCTTGCCAGCGAAAATGATTTCCTAAAATCCAATAAAGTTTCCGTAGATTTCTTAAAATGA
- a CDS encoding DUF2271 domain-containing protein, which produces MKKVLFTLILGLISLSTWAQSSKYKCLIQMNSYKGEAAYVVISLINPQGKYEKTLAVLGPDKKWYNTLPEWHKFETKAKTQLNAITGASVGGGDRATRTIEIDDSKLNKGYKLRFESAVEEQKYVLKDVEINVSPEALAERAEGTGYIKFVKLSKTQ; this is translated from the coding sequence ATGAAAAAAGTACTTTTCACACTCATTCTAGGATTGATCTCTCTAAGTACCTGGGCTCAATCTTCAAAATACAAATGCCTGATTCAAATGAATAGCTACAAGGGTGAAGCAGCTTATGTAGTTATCTCTCTTATCAATCCTCAAGGCAAATACGAAAAAACATTAGCCGTACTAGGTCCGGACAAAAAATGGTACAATACCCTTCCGGAATGGCATAAGTTCGAGACGAAAGCAAAAACCCAACTGAATGCTATCACCGGAGCATCAGTAGGTGGAGGAGATAGAGCTACTCGTACCATAGAAATAGACGATAGCAAACTCAACAAAGGATATAAACTTCGTTTTGAATCAGCGGTAGAAGAACAGAAATACGTTCTGAAAGATGTTGAAATCAATGTAAGCCCGGAAGCTTTAGCGGAACGTGCGGAAGGTACGGGTTACATCAAATTTGTGAAACTTAGTAAGACTCAATGA
- a CDS encoding PepSY domain-containing protein, translating into MTLSIWRWAHLALALVSGLFLIILSITGVILAIGAVESDAYRTDKNITLAETIPILQKNYSEITEISVDHKGYVTLQGTDLEGNPVNAWINPKTGAIYEPVKNPSDFIQWNIALHRSLFLKETGRVLVGIVSFLLLIITITGVILIAKRQQGLRHFFAKIHKDYFWSYFHVITGRLTLIPVFLLALTGTYLFMARIGLTEAKEKIIHFEPEEKEIPVQEFPLFKNTLVKDIERLEFPFIPDDPEEFYILHLKDKSLSIHQISGDLVTETVLPSTTVWEKISLDLHTGRTNVLWAIILGIASLNILFFIYSGLAITFRRKKSLIKNHFQEKEAEFILLVGSENGSTLGFASKIHDQLLQAGHASYLTELNKITAFPKAKHLLVFTSTYGLGTAPSNATRFEHLFNPNTFPKSLDYSVIGFGSKAYPDFCAFAQHIDHFLDQYFSRALPLFTINDRSTEEFSAWVQAWNKAKNMDLGTTPALYTAQSPKLIPFEVINHTQTNPTFILELKPLKKVSFRSGDLLAIYPQNKERLYSVGKVNNHLQLVVKHHENGLGSTLLAELKPGDILEAKCIKNDSFHIPDKSKEIFMIANGTGIAPFLGMIAENTSKKKIHLYAGFRQKNSLSEIYDQWTNTAIRDHKLQSYQVAYSRAENFCYVMDLLVQDSSKFVKAMQNGATIMICGSLIMQNDVEKVLEEILGDLQPYRSQIRTDCY; encoded by the coding sequence ATGACACTTTCGATATGGAGGTGGGCTCACTTGGCACTAGCCTTGGTTTCAGGCCTCTTTCTAATCATATTGTCCATAACTGGGGTAATCTTAGCGATAGGCGCAGTGGAATCTGACGCCTATCGCACAGATAAGAATATCACCTTAGCTGAGACTATCCCCATACTCCAAAAAAACTACTCAGAAATAACTGAAATCAGTGTAGACCATAAAGGATATGTCACCTTACAGGGTACAGACCTGGAAGGGAATCCTGTTAATGCCTGGATCAATCCGAAAACAGGTGCCATTTACGAACCTGTCAAAAATCCTTCTGATTTTATTCAGTGGAACATAGCCTTACACCGCTCCCTTTTCTTAAAAGAAACGGGTAGGGTCCTAGTAGGAATAGTCTCCTTCCTCCTTCTAATTATTACCATTACGGGAGTTATTCTGATTGCAAAAAGGCAACAAGGCCTCCGGCACTTTTTCGCCAAAATTCACAAAGATTACTTTTGGTCGTACTTCCACGTCATCACAGGTAGACTAACTTTAATTCCTGTTTTCCTGTTAGCGCTAACAGGCACATACTTATTCATGGCCCGAATAGGCCTTACAGAAGCCAAAGAAAAAATCATACATTTCGAACCCGAAGAAAAAGAGATCCCGGTTCAAGAATTCCCTCTCTTTAAAAACACCTTAGTTAAAGATATTGAAAGGTTAGAATTCCCCTTCATTCCTGATGATCCTGAAGAATTCTATATCCTCCATCTAAAAGACAAATCTCTGTCTATTCATCAAATTAGTGGTGATTTAGTAACTGAAACCGTACTCCCTAGCACAACAGTTTGGGAAAAGATCAGCTTAGACCTGCATACCGGTAGAACAAATGTCCTTTGGGCTATTATCCTTGGCATAGCATCCTTAAACATACTGTTCTTTATTTATTCCGGTTTAGCCATCACTTTCAGAAGAAAGAAATCACTGATAAAGAACCATTTCCAGGAGAAGGAAGCTGAATTCATATTACTGGTTGGTTCTGAGAATGGTAGTACCCTAGGCTTTGCTAGTAAAATTCACGACCAACTGCTGCAGGCAGGTCATGCCTCCTATCTCACGGAGTTAAATAAAATAACTGCTTTTCCGAAAGCTAAACACCTTTTGGTCTTTACCTCTACTTATGGCCTAGGCACAGCTCCATCTAATGCCACTAGGTTTGAACATCTATTTAACCCTAATACTTTCCCCAAGAGTTTAGACTATTCTGTAATAGGTTTTGGGTCCAAAGCCTATCCTGATTTCTGCGCATTTGCACAGCATATAGATCATTTTCTGGATCAATATTTCAGTAGAGCTCTCCCTCTATTTACCATCAATGACAGATCTACAGAGGAGTTTTCTGCTTGGGTTCAAGCCTGGAATAAGGCCAAAAATATGGATTTAGGAACCACTCCTGCCCTATATACCGCCCAATCTCCTAAACTCATCCCTTTTGAGGTTATAAATCATACCCAAACGAATCCTACCTTCATTTTGGAACTAAAACCCTTAAAAAAGGTAAGCTTTAGATCAGGTGACCTGCTCGCTATCTATCCTCAAAACAAAGAAAGACTGTACTCCGTAGGAAAGGTGAATAATCACCTCCAACTTGTAGTTAAACACCATGAGAATGGATTAGGCTCCACCCTCTTAGCAGAACTAAAACCAGGAGATATTTTGGAAGCCAAATGCATCAAAAATGATAGCTTCCACATTCCAGATAAATCAAAGGAAATCTTCATGATAGCCAATGGAACCGGAATAGCACCTTTCCTAGGCATGATAGCAGAAAATACCTCAAAAAAGAAGATACACCTTTATGCCGGCTTCCGTCAAAAGAACTCCTTATCAGAGATATATGATCAATGGACCAATACGGCCATCCGAGACCATAAACTTCAGTCTTACCAAGTAGCCTATTCTAGAGCAGAAAATTTCTGCTACGTAATGGACCTATTGGTTCAAGACTCCAGTAAATTTGTCAAGGCGATGCAAAACGGAGCTACAATCATGATTTGTGGTTCACTGATCATGCAAAATGATGTAGAAAAGGTACTAGAGGAGATCCTTGGCGACCTACAACCGTATCGCTCCCAGATTCGCACTGATTGCTACTAG
- a CDS encoding FAD:protein FMN transferase, translated as MRKLIFLLFLFHTGFSQHRKQTVLMGSVFEFVVIEEDSAKAQEYFKQVIEEIDRIENLISEWRPYTQISEVNRQAGIRPVKVNKEVLDLTLRALNYWKWSDGAFDISIVALDKVWKFDGSMDRLPTPEELAYSIRHVGSQYIEIDTLNSTIFLSKKGMKIGFGSIGKGYAADKGRELLKNLGVKGGIVNASGDLSTWGLPSQQAYWKIGIADPYRSDRILKVLKLKEDAVATSGSTEKYAEIGGKRYSHIIDPKTGWPSSSLASVTVYGPSAEFCNYLSTSLMVLGKKKGKKLVKRYPEYQAIFVKTRNRVGR; from the coding sequence ATGAGAAAGTTAATCTTCTTACTATTCCTTTTTCATACGGGATTTTCTCAACACAGAAAACAAACCGTACTCATGGGCTCCGTATTTGAGTTTGTAGTAATAGAAGAAGATTCTGCTAAAGCTCAAGAGTATTTTAAGCAGGTTATTGAGGAAATTGATAGGATAGAAAACCTTATTTCTGAATGGAGACCCTATACTCAGATTTCTGAAGTTAACCGGCAAGCGGGCATTCGTCCTGTCAAAGTAAATAAAGAAGTCCTAGATCTAACTCTGCGCGCCCTAAACTATTGGAAATGGAGCGATGGCGCATTTGATATAAGTATCGTTGCCTTAGACAAAGTCTGGAAGTTTGACGGCAGTATGGATAGATTACCTACCCCAGAAGAATTAGCCTACTCCATTCGTCATGTAGGATCCCAATATATCGAAATAGACACCCTCAATTCTACAATCTTTCTTTCAAAGAAAGGAATGAAAATAGGCTTTGGATCCATAGGCAAAGGATATGCTGCAGATAAAGGCCGAGAACTTCTGAAAAACCTAGGAGTGAAAGGAGGAATAGTGAATGCTTCCGGAGATTTGAGCACATGGGGATTACCTAGCCAACAAGCTTACTGGAAAATAGGAATAGCAGACCCCTATCGTTCTGACCGTATTCTAAAGGTTCTTAAGCTTAAGGAAGATGCCGTAGCCACTTCGGGAAGTACGGAAAAGTATGCGGAGATAGGAGGCAAAAGATATTCCCATATCATTGACCCAAAAACCGGCTGGCCCAGCTCATCTTTGGCCAGTGTGACAGTCTATGGCCCCAGTGCTGAATTCTGTAATTACCTCAGCACTTCTCTAATGGTTTTGGGCAAAAAGAAAGGCAAGAAGCTTGTCAAAAGGTATCCCGAATACCAAGCTATCTTTGTAAAAACTAGAAATCGAGTAGGAAGATAG